The Rhododendron vialii isolate Sample 1 chromosome 1a, ASM3025357v1 region cacaaaccaaacaagaaaatcaagaaagcaAATAATATTACCAAGATAATCAACGGGGATTCTCCCTTTACAGAACCGTCCAGTAGGCATATTGGTGTCGAAATCTCGCCCGTGCACGCGCACAAGTAATGCTTACACACATATACAATTGGGTCAAAATCTGTGTAAAACAACCACAAAATCATCTCAACTACTCGAATATTATAGAGAGGGAGACAGAAcgatagatagagagaggagagagaagagaaagccagagagagagagaggataccTGGATAACTATTGCAGAGAGAAGGAAAACGTTGAAATGATGGTGTTAAGTGTTAGGGCTTCATTGTTGCAAATATATGTAGGGGTAGAATTGTAAACTAACATAGCCTTACCATGTCTTGGTGAATAATTTTACTTGTGTCATGAGGGTGGTAATTTCAAGAGTAGAGCCCATGTATTGGTAATTAATCCTGGTCCACGCCTCTTGCCGGTAATTCTCctgaagagaagagagagaaggagctcTGGCATGCCAGAGGAGAGATAAAGAAAAGGGGAcggatgaggagagagagagggggaagggATGGGTCCAcatgaatatgtatatatatatatatatatatatatatatatatatatatatacacatacaatcattttcaaatgaggaggtccttattttgttaaaataaggacctctctatttctcccattttcctttcgaattttgatgatctgagccgctcaatgtgtttagaacgtgattttaaaagtacccgcgaggaatcagcaaaaaaaataaccgggaagagcttcatctgagcagtttttatttgaatcgttcgataaaaaacaaacaaaaactgctcggatgaagccttttcggtcattttttttgctgatttcacgcttgtacccttaaaattacgttctgaacacattgagcggcttgaatcatcgaaattcgaacgggAAAGAAAGgtacttattttattaagttaaggtggtccttaggagaaagGGACACACACACATCTCTTAACTCGTACTATCACACATCCTAATTACACCACTACAACACACATTCATTTCTTAAAGTTTTACACTCTTAACAACCAAAAATTGGAACCCACTTTATACACTTTATGTCATATAACACACAATTTTTAACACTACCACTAGAGATACTTTAACACCCTGCTACCCCTGCTAATGCATGCTCCGTAaaatattgagaaaaaaaaaaaacaaatattagtAGTAAAATATACTAAGGACCAAACTGAGAAATGAATAAACTTCAAGCGCTAAAATCACATTTGGGGTAATGTCTACGTTGCCCAAAATCAAGGTcaaaggaaagagaagagaactCCGTCGTAACATCGGAGCATCATCAGATCAGCCCCTGTAAGATTCTGAGGTCTGTGTTTGAATGGAGATGGAGGAGGAGAAGCGAAAGTGGAAGCGCTGCTCCGAACAAAACTCATCAGCAGCACTTACCCATATAAACAATCTGGACGACGGTTGTCTCATGCACATCTTCAGCTTCTTATCCCCTATCCCAGGTACCATCACAACCATAATACTAATAAaccctctttttttcttgggtttttatttattttgtttgagatGAATTCTAAGCGTGTTAATTCGATAATTTGGGTGCCcttttcttgaattttgattGTTAGTGTGAAAAAAATATCGACTCTTTGAGATTTCGATTCGTTGCTGCGTACCTAGGAATGAGCATCAATTGCAAGATTCTCTTGTATTTAGTGACGACCCGAGTTTTTAATTTGGCACCAGTCTTGATGAGGAGTGGAATTTTTGCATTTACGTACACCTGTTTTGGGCTGCAGTACCCTAATTCGTGTAGATTTCTCTTCATGTAGTTATATTTTGTACAATTGGGTGGTAAAGTAATGATCTTTGAAGCAATCTACTGAACTCAATGGGATTCCCTTCTTACTGGAAAAGATGGTTCAGAATAGGGAGATGGGGTGTTTGATTCGGATATATTGTGATGTTAACAATAACTATTGTTAGGAGctccaaaatgaaattttgccCTTTGCGCATATTCCCTCGAAGAAAGAAAGGAGCGAGCGGACGTATTTTGGGTTCTAAGATAAGTAGTTACTTAGAATACCGTAGAAGGAACATTCACCACAGGTTTTCATCTAACTCTAAATTTTGTTGTATTTCTTCATTCCCTCCTacctaagaagcatggacacgTCTAGCAGCCTCACCTATCCGTGTTCGACACGACACTCTCCGGAGCATGTCATACACAGCTAAGTACGTGTCAAATTTTATGTGATACTATGTTTGGTCGGACATGTTGCGGACACTCTAGGACTCATTGGGGACATTGTAGGGATACGTTGAGCCCACTAAAGACCAACAGTTTGGAGAAAAGATTAAAAGATACCTTAAAGTTATAAATAGATGATGCGTTGATATGGATCCAAATCTGGATACCTAAAACGGGGATATGTTATATAAGTATTTTATGTTCTATAGTTTATATGAGCATGAGTAAAAAAGTTTGGCCTAATATTTCTTTTACTGTTCTATATGATACTATGGACTACATACATATAAGATAAACCAAACAGTCCAATGCCCCGAAAACCTAAGGGTTCCTCCACAAGGTTCGTCCACAGGGCTCCAACTCTTAGTTAAACACATACCATCTTTATATGCGAAGAGCCCAATAACATGCCAACAGTTTGAGAGAAGAAAATGATGTATGTAAAAGCCCTCTAAGCTGTACTGGACGTGATTCGAAAACTTATTGGGCTTTTAATTGATTTAAAAATGCAGCAGCACTAAATGAGATTGATTTACAGCTGTAAATACAAAAACAGAAATGGATGAATGTAGCATTTAACATCTATACCTCATTGGAATGAAACAACTGTATCTAGTCCAAGTTTTCCTGTCTCACGACCaatttgaaaagaacaagaaaacagCTCCCCGGTCTCAAGTTCTTcctgtttttctctctttttcggGAAACCAATGGGAGTGAAAAGTTGTTGATATCCCAGATTTCATTGTCTTTGATCTGGTCTGTTGTATTCTGAGATGCATCGAATACGTCCAATCTGCTTTAGACATGCTTCAGTCTAGTTTTACACCAGGttcttttccttctcctccTACTGGGCGAATCCCTCATATATTTCCAACAATTTTACTTTTCCAGCTGAAGCGAATAAATAGTAGTGGCAAATTAAGCAGCCGTATCCCATTTCAAACCACGGAATACCTTACAGCTTACGCACCCTGCACCCGCACCTGTGTTGGGCCGTGTCAACACAAGTGCTTCCCCTAAAATGGGGGATCCCTGTAATATAGGTAATTGGTAATTTATATAGACTTGATGGGATCTCTTCGATAAAAACACTGAAAATGTTGGAAGTTTTGAGAGGATTCAAGTATGATTCTGCAGCTGTGGAAAACGGTGTTCGCTTGCTTTTACTTTGTGATGCTATGATGTTCTGTGATACTTTGAATGCTAGCATTATTCTGCTGAGTTGGAAATTTTAGTTAGCAGAACCTGAACTCATTAAAAATAAGAGGGAGCAGAATATTTGCTAGCAGAGTGTTTTCTTCTTTCATGTTATGATGACAATGCAACTAAGCTAGTTGAAGAGGCTTCCGGATTGTTTTCCTTAAGGTGTTAGATATAATTTGCTCTTACAAAATAGAATTTACAGTATCTTTTTGTGTGGTCTATATTACAAGTTGCTATTGGGTTTGCAGATCGATATAACACTGCCCTCGTTTGCCAAAGATGGTGTTTCCTGGCATGTCATCCTCGCCTTTGGCTTCGAGTAGATCGGTATTTGAAAGATTTATCTGAGCCTGGAGTTTTCCCATGCATTGAAGCAGCTGTCTCTGCTGCAAGGTTAGTAAAGTTACTTTTCGTTTTATTTGGTCTGAGGTCCAATTAAACCATGAAAACCTCATCAAAGCTTGTGCAAGTAGGCCTGGTGACACCATTCTGATTGCAGCGGGAGGGACTCATATTGCTTCTAATATTCTGATTAAAAAGCCACTTTGCCTGGTATGTTTGAGTAATTTGTTCGTGGAATGTATGTATGGTGTTAATTTCAAGCCCTGTTGGTTGATTAGTTGACTTGCAACTTACCATGATTGAAAACAGCTTTCACCTTCGGTACCATGTTTTGTAGTTATTCTGGGAAACTTCGATGCAGCTGCTGGTTATCTGTTTCTATTTAGAGATTTCTGTCAAGAGATTTACTCCCTTAGTAAATAGgttgaatatcaaaaaaatttgcCATGGATGATGGGATTATAGTAGCTTCGCCTGAGTATTTGATGCATGCTGTTGTTGGGTGTTCTTTGCTTTTGCTGTCCCTTTGTTTTAAAGGACTTCTGCTTTGGTATGCATGGTTAGTTCTGAGGATTGATGCTACTATATGTTATTGCTTCATACGGGAGGGTACTGCATTCTTTTGTTGCTTTCCTTTATACAAGCCAGTATGACTTTTGATAAAAAGATAAATATCTTAAAACTGCAATCAACATCTGACCTCAGTCTTGTGTTAgttaattttctttgtttctctgTCTTAGAATGTTTTGCATCTACTTTGTAATGATCGCCATCAGTGAAAACTTCTATTAGCAATTGAGCGCCAGTAGCTGGAATTGAGTTGCGTCTCTTTGATAGATACTAGTGTGACAATGTAATCTAGTTGAATTTGGAAACAGCTATCTCTTAACTTGAGAAATTCCACAATCTCAGCTCGAAAATTAATCTTGTTTTGCATTTGTAGTTTGAGATTTAGAATACCTTTGctctttgtaattttctttgGAGAATTccatttcctctctttcttgtACTTTTTCACTTTCTCAATACAATTTGTAgtagttgtaaaaaaaatgtttttttagcTGGTTCTTTATCATCAATTTCACTATGTTCCCATCGCAAGCAATGCATGTGAAAACCAAGTTGGATGCAGATTTTACCAGTGAAATGAGCTGAAAAGTTCTTTTAGAAGTcttaaaaataaagttaattcCAGATTCTTTCCTGTGCGTCTCTTGTTTCATGTCAGTACCAAACTTCTTGTTCATACTTCTAGCCAAAATTAGGGATGCGACTACTTGCTCCCTGAACTAGAGTGAAGAAGAATAATTTTTGAATACGGCATATTACCATGTGAATATAACTTTGATCAGATTGGTGGAGGTGAGCTTCCAGATGATACAACACTTTCCTGCTCCCGAGGTTCAGACAGGTTTGCAAGTTTTTCACTATGGCCCACTTTTTTATTTAGAATGCTTATGGGAGATTTgtcacaaaaaataattaaaattggtATATTTCCCAAACTGGTGGATATGATTGTTACTTTTGACTGAAGAACAACCTCTGAGCCTACTGCATGAACTTTGAACCATCATTAAGGTGGAACCTGAAATGAattcacacacgcacacaccaCGTGCGGgggcgcacacacacacatttacaCGCACACATTGGTTGATTTATACACAGACTACAGAGTATAGCCGCATATATACATTCCTCCCACTATGTGACCGAGCGTATCATTGAATGAACAGCTGTCAACGCCTGTAACTTATATAACTAACTAAAGCAAAGAGAAATTATCCAGTGTAATTATATACAGCCCAGCTAACATGACGCTCTTGATTCAAGCtgtttaatttttaaattggtagTTTGGATTTTATCAATTATAGCCTAATTGATCCAGTGACTTGGTTTTACACCCCTTATTCTATAAATTTATACTGTGAAAACTTGTTCTGAAACTTGCGCGTTCAAAACTTATATGATCTTCTGTTATACCCGATAAGTCATTTGCTTCGTACTCACCCAAAATCCCTGGTCAGTGTCTGGAAGCTCTTGTACTCACCTCGAGATTTACGTATCTAATTCTTTTCATATCATGTGGCTGAGAAGGCATGGGGGAGGTGGGCAGAGATTTTTGGGGACGGAGGGATAAAATATGGCCATCAAGGCAGTTTGGAGTCAATTATTCACCTCTATTATTTTTACTACACACCTGTATTGTACCCATTGTTCCTTGTGCTTGAGCAGTGCACTGGAGTTCGTTTCCACCTGCAAACTGGCAAACTTAACTGTGAAGGCGGAGCTGGGTTGCTGCTTGCTTCACAGGAGTGGGAAGCTGATTATTGACGGGTGTATTCTCCAATGCGAGTCCAACCCTTTAGACTACCTTTCATATGCGATTGTGTGCGCGGCCAATGGTCCTGAGGTAATCCCGCCCTTAGTGAAGGCTTGTGGCGATGGTGTATTTGTTTCTCGAACTCGTATTGAAGGAGGTGCAAAGGCAATTTCAACTTCTGGGACCCTAGCACTGCAGCGTGTTCGGGTCATTTATGCGCGAACTTCTGTCTTTTTCTGGTTTGATGTGGAGCATCGGTGACGGTATTTATTCTTTTACCTCCCGAGCTTGTATGTATTTTAGCTATATAGCTGTTACTTGCTCAGGTAGCAGTGTTGTATATTGCTTTTGCTTTTTATTCAGGACAGTGTTCTCTGCTATGTTCTAAGTCGCCTCGTGTTAATTGATAGTCAGTCTTCCCTCTTATATCGTACTATAATGAAAGAGGAGCAGTGCCAAACATCGACGTAATGATGATGCCGTGTCTGTCATTTGTGCCTGGTATCACAATCTGATAACAAACAATTAGATTGTGATAGTACATTTGCTGGGTTGTTTGTACCGTTTGTGTCGTTGGGTCTTTTGTATGGTTGTATGCATACGGTTGTACTatcttttatttatatatttaggGTTTGTTCTAATCTTATTTGATATCAATGAAGTTGATTTTGGAGGAAGTGAAGAGTTATACTAGCTCTTGGAGACATGAGATCAAATCCCTTGACAATTTCAGAGTTTGTTGTGATTGGAGGATTACTGGTTCAGTTTTCTTGTAACTTTctttttctagtttggttagGCTGGTCAGGTTTTGGTTGATTTTAGTTGGTCTGATTGTATTCTTTCTCAAGGTCTTTCCTTGAGTTTTGGGCTCGGTCCCTTTAATAAATCTGCTTTTCTCcaacaacagaaaaaaaaaatgaagtttctCATAtatcaaaaacaagaaaaaagaaaaaaagaattagcCAACAATTATAGATGCATAGTGAATCTGACAATGCAAACGGGACATGTAATGTGATGGCATGGCTTAATATTGGGGTTCATTTTTTCATGTAACAGACCCCTATACGTGATTCATTGATAGACATTCCAAGAAAGTAGATATAGCAATCACAAAGGAGGTCAAAATATCACGCAAAACATACAAGATCTCACAATCAAATGCACATAACGGATGGAGCATATTTTCAATCAACGCAGCACCAGacaattgacaaaaaaacaaccaaaacacCCACATAGGGGTGAGGGAACCTCCACAATGgcagagaaaacaaaaagaaacgaAAATATCAATAAATCAAAAATCTACAATAGACTCACACTCCTAAATTCAACTGCTCAAAAATGCCAGTCAAGACCGCGGCTTGGAACCTCATTTACAATTTGGAGTGATGCTATTTACCTTTTACACCCGGAACTGATAATTTGTTTGGGGtttcgactctctctctctctctctataccgACTACCCAGTTACCCACTAACGCACCAGACTAGCTACATCAAGCCACCAACAGCAGGCGGCCTATTCGGCCTCCCAAGTCCCAAGCCCTCGGATATCCTCTCAACCACCTCACCCGCTAATCGAACCCCTGTGCAAGGGACAACATAGGTGTTGTCTCCATTCGAGTCTGTCCATGTTCGATAACGGGCGGCTCATATTT contains the following coding sequences:
- the LOC131311603 gene encoding F-box protein SKIP5, encoding MEMEEEKRKWKRCSEQNSSAALTHINNLDDGCLMHIFSFLSPIPDRYNTALVCQRWCFLACHPRLWLRVDRYLKDLSEPGVFPCIEAAVSAARPGDTILIAAGGTHIASNILIKKPLCLIGGGELPDDTTLSCSRGSDSALEFVSTCKLANLTVKAELGCCLLHRSGKLIIDGCILQCESNPLDYLSYAIVCAANGPEVIPPLVKACGDGVFVSRTRIEGGAKAISTSGTLALQRVRVIYARTSVFFWFDVEHR